A genomic window from Nicotiana sylvestris chromosome 11, ASM39365v2, whole genome shotgun sequence includes:
- the LOC138881290 gene encoding uncharacterized protein has translation MLTNQFRHAFPDLGIDVVTFSIYYVGEFAYNNMSAPSHSTSTATALTLTKPWIRAVSTAPISVPLAVSTAPASAPVLVSTSFPSIPSTAPLPSVHHTETASEGETSMTQSVEVEASVTLVSLIDPNISSFAETVPVAASSEVATVPVAESEINIATSDVLTPSIG, from the exons ATGTTGACTAATCAGTTCCGCCACGCGTTCCCTGACCTTGGCATCGATGTCGTCACTTTCTCCATCTACTATGTCGgcgaatttgcttacaacaacatgtCTGCCCCTTCTCACTCTACCTCTACTGCTACTGCTCTTACGCTAACAAAACCTTGGATCAGAGCAG tttctaccgctcctatATCCGTTCCCTTGGCTGTTTCTACCGCACCTGCTTCCGCTCCtgtgttggtttctacatcttttccttccattccttccactgctcctcttccctctgttcatcatacagagacag cttcagagggtgaaacttctatgactcagtctgtggaagttgaagcttccgtgactcTTGTTTCCCTCATTGATCCTAACATTTCAAGCTTTGCTGAAACCGttcctgttgctgcttcttcagaagttgccactGTGCCTGTagctgaaagtgaaattaatattgcaacttctgatgtgctaaccccttcaattggatga